The Chryseolinea soli genome contains a region encoding:
- a CDS encoding alpha/beta fold hydrolase, producing MQTLGKNKSTSTPKKQERNVRKTKTTKPDHQLQGPAGTLHIDDGGKGEIAIVFVHSFGGSTEHWRKQLDHVRANYRAIALDFRGHGQSERPRELKYTPEDLAQDIAAVVDDLQLDHFILVAHSMGGHAAVAYASQHPERVSALLLSGTPGKTPAEISKQVTAALESPAYQKVMDDYMHQLLTESRPEIAEVLIKDFQAIPKDETISIIKGLFEFDPLPKIDKYKGPLLLVVSGAESKQPGTLQSQLPNADFKVIDHAGHWTQLDQPEAFNQILDSFLAGH from the coding sequence ATGCAGACGCTCGGAAAAAATAAATCAACAAGCACTCCAAAAAAGCAGGAGCGGAATGTCCGGAAAACAAAAACCACAAAACCGGATCATCAACTTCAGGGACCCGCCGGAACATTGCACATCGATGACGGCGGGAAAGGCGAAATCGCTATCGTATTCGTTCATTCATTCGGTGGAAGCACGGAACACTGGAGAAAACAACTCGACCACGTTCGCGCAAACTACCGGGCCATCGCTTTGGATTTCAGAGGTCACGGTCAATCCGAACGTCCCCGCGAACTGAAGTATACACCCGAAGATCTTGCCCAGGACATTGCAGCCGTCGTGGATGATCTTCAGTTAGATCACTTCATCCTCGTGGCACACAGCATGGGTGGACATGCCGCCGTGGCCTATGCAAGTCAACATCCCGAACGTGTTTCCGCCTTGCTTTTATCGGGAACTCCCGGCAAAACACCCGCCGAAATTTCCAAACAAGTGACCGCCGCTTTGGAGTCACCGGCCTATCAGAAAGTCATGGACGACTATATGCATCAATTGTTGACGGAGTCACGTCCTGAAATCGCTGAGGTCTTGATCAAAGATTTTCAAGCTATCCCAAAAGATGAAACGATCAGCATCATCAAAGGCCTGTTCGAGTTTGACCCGCTTCCCAAGATTGACAAATACAAAGGACCCTTGCTGCTCGTCGTCTCCGGTGCCGAAAGCAAACAACCCGGCACCCTGCAATCTCAGCTTCCGAACGCTGACTTTAAGGTGATCGATCACGCCGGTCACTGGACGCAACTGGATCAACCCGAAGCCTTCAACCAAATATTGGATTCGTTTCTTGCCGGTCATTAA